The following are encoded together in the Juglans microcarpa x Juglans regia isolate MS1-56 chromosome 2D, Jm3101_v1.0, whole genome shotgun sequence genome:
- the LOC121248433 gene encoding LOW QUALITY PROTEIN: DNA mismatch repair protein MSH3 (The sequence of the model RefSeq protein was modified relative to this genomic sequence to represent the inferred CDS: inserted 1 base in 1 codon) — MGKQKQQVISRFFAPKSKIPSSPAPPPSSSSTPPPKISATVTFSPSKRRLTSRLSSPNSKPSKLPKLSPHTHNAIPPLPNPSLHEKFLHRLLEPSTTSSELSSQNPKPNPTKYTPLELQVVDLKNKYPDVLLMVEVGYKYRFFGEDAEIAARELGIYAHLDHSFMTASVPTFRLNVHVRRLVSAGYKVGVVKQTETAAIKAHGENRLGPFCRGLSALYTKATLEAAEDMGGGEEGWGXESNYLVCVVEKGVLEKNLECGVESGFDVTIGMVAVEISTGDVVYAEFNDNFMRCALEAVVLSLSPAELLLGKPLSQQTEKLLLAYAGPSSNVRVEHASGECFIDGGALAEVMSLYENTSEDNLVDHPYHAIQSTKVTEQGNHRLTIEGIMNMPDLAVQALALTIRHLKQFGFERILCLGASFRPFSSKMEMTFSANALQQLEVLKNSTDGSESGSLLQFMNHTLTIYGSRLLRHWVAHPLCDRNMISARLDAVSEIAESMGSSRALQNIQGLDGENSDTTVVQPEFTYLLSSVLTLLGRSPDIQRGITRVFHRTATPSEFIAVIQAILCAGKQLQKIHLEEEDNVKNMRANTVYSKLLKKLILTASSSIVIGSAVKLLSTLNKEAADQRDLKNLISTSNGQFPEVSRAQKEVHMAQEKLDSLIDLYRKQLGMRKLEFMNVSGTTHLIELPLDVKVPLNWVKVNSTKKTIRYHPLEVLTALDQLSLANEKLTVACRAAWDSFLREFGKYYADFQAAVQALATLDCLHSLAILSRNKNYVRPVFVYEDEPVQVHISSGRHPVLETMLQDNFVPNDTNLNADGEYCQIVTGPNMGGKSCYIRQVALIAIMAQVGSFVPASSAKLHVLDGIYTRMGASDSIQQGRSTFLEELSEASNILHNCTARSLVIIDELGRGTSTHDGVAIAYATLHYLLEQKRCMVLFVTHYPKIADIRNEFPGSVGAYHVSYLTSHKDMDIEDSKSDHEDVTYLYKLVTGVSESSFGFRVAQLAQLPSTCISRGIIMGSRLEALVNNRAGSRLGKKHLLEKLLIDNDPQTQKKMLETPECFRPGGTWDLEDVNVAYKGFFSSLKAAVSDDEVARSIQLLNARSIAKDLVSSRWGEGYWVLASYRMHLIKFVFQGTRPFLKSVFEMACLILRQGELTVQQWGQSSREILQFCR, encoded by the exons ATGGGCAAGCAAAAACAGCAAGTAATATCCCGCTTCTTCGCTCCCAAATCCAAAATCCCATCGAGTCCTGCTCCTCCTccgtcttcttcttcaaccccaCCTCCAAAAATCTCAGCCACAGTcactttctctccctccaaacgCCGCCTTACCTCCCGACTCTCCTCCCCAAATTCCAAACCCTCAAAGCTCCCCAAACTCTCCCCCCACACCCACAATGCCATCCCCCCTCTCCCGAACCCCTCCCTCCACGAAAAATTCCTCCACCGACTACTAGAACCTTCCACAACATCTTCAGAACTGTCATCTCAAAACCCGAAACCAAACCCGACCAAATACACTCCCTTAGAACTACAAGTCGTGgaccttaaaaataaatacccTGATGTTCTTTTGATGGTGGAAGTTGGTTACAAGTACCGGTTTTTTGGCGAGGATGCCGAAATTGCGGCAAGGGAGTTGGGGATATATGCCCATTTGGATCATAGCTTTATGACGGCGAGCGTGCCTACTTTTCGATTAAATGTCCATGTGAGGAGGCTTGTGAGTGCTGGGTATAAGGTTGGTGTGGTGAAGCAGACCGAGACCGCGGCAATTAAGGCGCACGGGGAGAACCGGCTGGGCCCCTTTTGCCGGGGATTATCAGCATTGTACACTAAGGCGACGCTAGAGGCAGCCGAGGATATGGGGGGAGGGGAGGAGGGGTGGG GAGAGAGTAATTATTTGGTTTGTGTTGTGGAGAAGGGTGTGCTAGAAAAGAATTTGGAGTGTGGAGTGGAGAGTGGGTTTGATGTGACAATCGGCATGGTTGCGGTGGAAATATCTACGGGAGACGTTGTTTATGCGGAGTTCAACGATAATTTTATGAGGTGTGCGCTTGAGGCTGTGGTTTTAAGCTTGTCACCTGCAGAGTTGCTTCTTGGCAAGCCTCTCTCTCAGCAAACGGAGAAG TTGTTACTTGCTTATGCTGGACCCTCTTCAAATGTTCGTGTGGAGCATGCCTCAGGAGAATGCTTCATAGATGGAGGTGCGCTTGCTGAAGTGATGTCTTTATACGAGAACACGAGTGAAGATAATTTAGTAGATCATCCATATCATGCAATACAAAGCACGAAGGTCACAGAGCAGGGAAACCATCGCCTGACAATTGAG GGGATTATGAACATGCCAGATTTGGCTGTCCAAGCACTGGCCTTAACCATTCGGCATCTAAAGCAATTTGGTTTTGAGAGAATCTTGTGCCTGGGAGCTTCATTTAGGCCCTTCTCAAGCAAAATGGAGATGACCTTCTCAGCCAATGCACTTCAACAATTGGAG GTTTTGAAGAACAGCACCGATGGGTCCGAGTCTGGCTCCTTGCTGCAGTTCATGAATCATACTCTTACTATATATGGTTCAAGACTTCTTAGGCACTGG GTAGCGCACCCTTTATGTGATAGGAACATGATTTCTGCTCGTCTTGATGCTGTTTCTGAGATTGCAGAATCGATGGGGTCTTCTAGGGCTTTGCAAAATATTCAAGGGTTAGATGGGGAAAATTCTGATACCACAGTTGTACAACCTGAGTTTACTTATCTACTTTCTTCAGTTTTGACATTGTTGGGGAGGTCACCCGATATTCAACGTGGTATAACAAGAGTCTTCCACCGGACTGCCACCCCGTCCGAG TTCATTGCAGTCATCCAAGCTATTCTATGTGCTGGAAAACAACTTCAGAAAATTCACCTTGAAGAAGAGGATAACGTCAAAAATATGCGAGCCAATACTGTGTACTCCAAGCtgttgaaaaagttgattttgacTGCTTCATCATCCATTGTAATTGGCAGTGCTGTGAAATTGTTGTCTACCCTTAACAAAGAAGCAGCTGATCAAAGagatctaaaaaatttaattagcaCATCTAATGGTCAATTTCCTGAG GTTTCTAGAGCCCAAAAAGAGGTTCATATGGCACAGGAGAAATTGGATTCTCTGATTGATTTGTATCGCAAGCAGCTTGGAATGCGCAAATTGGAATTCATGAATGTGTCTGGAACAACACATTTAATAGAG TTGCCCTTAGACGTGAAGGTACCCTTGAATTGGGTTAAGGTAAATAGTACCAAAAAAACAATACGCTATCACCCACTGGAAGTGTTGACTGCTTTAGACCAGTTATCGCTAGCAAATGAGAAGCTGACAGTTGCCTGCCGAGCTGCTTGGGATAGCTTTCTAAGGGAATTTGGTAAATATTATGCTGACTTTCAAGCTGCTGTTCAAGCACTGGCTACTTTGGATTGTCTGCATTCCCTTGCCATTCTTTCCAGAAATAAG AATTATGTTCGTCCAGTTTTTGTCTATGAAGATGAACCTGTTCAAGTACACATCTCTTCTGGTCGTCATCCG GTTTTGGAAACTATGTTACAAGACAATTTTGTTCCAAATGACACGAATTTGAATGCAGACGGTGAGTATTGTCAGATTGTTACTGGACCCAACATGGGTGGAAAGAGTTGCTACATTCGCCAAGTTGCTCTCATTGCCATCATGGCTCAG GTTGGTTCCTTCGTACCAGCATCATCGGCAAAACTCCATGTGCTAGATGGTATCTACACCCGAATGGGTGCTTCTGACAGTATCCAACAAGGGAGAAGCACCTTTCTAGAAGAGTTGAGTGAGGCTTCAAATATACTCCACAATTGCACAGCACGTTCATTGGTTATCATTGATGAACTTGGGAGAGGCACAAGCACACATGATGGTGTAGCTATTGCTTATGCTACATTGCATTATCTGCTAGAGCAGAAAAGGTGCATGGTTCTCTTTGTCACCCACTACCCTAAAATTGCGGATATTAGAAATGAATTTCCTGGCTCTGTGGGGGCATACCATGTTTCATATTTGACTTCGCATAAAGACATGGATATAGAAGACTCAAAATCTGATCATGAAGATGTGACTTACCTATATAAGCTTGTGACTGGCGTTTCAGAGAgtagttttggttttagggttGCACAGCTTGCACAG CTACCTTCAACATGTATTAGTCGAGGCATTATCATGGGTTCCAGGTTAGAAGCACTTGTAAACAACAGGGCAGGAAGTAGATTGGGAAAAAAGCATCTCCTTGAGAAACTCCTTATTGATAATGACCCacaaacacaaaagaaaatgtTGGAAACTCCAGAGTGCTTCCGTCCTGGAGGGACATGGGATTTAGAAGACGTCAATGTTGCATACAAGGGATTCTTTTCTAGCTTGAAAGCAGCAGTATCTGATGATGAAGTTGCAAGAAGCATCCAGCTTTTAAATGCTAGAAGCATTGCAAAGGATTTAGTAAGCAG TCGGTGGGGAGAAGGGTACTGGGTACTAGCATCATATAGGATGCACCTTATCAAATTTGTTTTCCAA GGTACAAGGCCATTCCTGAAAAGTGTTTTTGAGATGGCATGTCTCATTCTACGGCAAGGAGAGCTAACAGTCCAGCAATGGGGGCAGAGTTCACGTGAAATTCTTCAATTTTGTAGGTAA
- the LOC121248436 gene encoding WD repeat-containing protein RUP2 — MPPKTTDNISTTPYEWAMRNFSTKFHPQDQEEPTSQERKLGEEKESIEDDREEEKEEEEEIRAICEWEFNLSTTVSSSTAGAVSDTLGVIEFDPSDSFVATGGIARKIRIYSLRSLLPQGERNNTASTLLDHASACEFYICTPAKLSSMRWKPGSGGRVLGSGDYDGVVMEYDLERRMPIFERDEHGGRRVWSVDYSHCDPVIGASGSDDGTMQMWDPRCEGGRCVGTVQPSVGRSPVCCVEFNPVAGALIAVGCADRKAYGYDIRRMADPVVVFDGHSKTVTYVRFLDAQMIVSAGTDGCLKLWNINDSRVIRTYKGHVNNRNFVGLSVWRNGGLLGCGSENNQVYVYDLRWGEPIWVHGFEPVSRAGREYGFVSSVCWRQVGDESCTLVAGGSDGVLQVFVGKRKPGTHKLLSRPFAR; from the coding sequence ATGCCCCCCAAAACCACCGATAACATCTCCACCACTCCATATGAATGGGCAATGAGAAACTTCTCCACAAAATTCCATCCGCAGGACCAAGAAGAGCCAACGTcccaagaaagaaaattaggagaagaaaaagaaagcataGAGGACgatagagaagaagagaaagaagaagaagaagaaataagagCTATATGTGAATGGGAATTCAATCTCTCCACTACTGTCTCTTCTAGCACAGCCGGAGCCGTGTCGGACACTCTCGGAGTGATCGAGTTTGACCCGTCTGACAGCTTTGTAGCCACCGGTGGTATCGCGAGAAAGATCAGAATTTACAGTTTACGGTCTTTGCTGCCACAAGGTGAGCGTAATAATACCGCTTCCACTTTGTTAGACCATGCCAGTGCATGTGAGTTTTACATCTGCACCCCAGCTAAGCTTAGCAGCATGAGGTGGAAACCCGGTTCCGGCGGACGAGTTTTGGGGTCAGGAGACTATGATGGGGTGGTCATGGAGTATGACCTCGAGAGAAGAATgcccatatttgagcgggacgAGCATGGCGGCCGCCGAGTCTGGAGCGTGGACTATTCGCATTGTGATCCGGTTATAGGGGCATCGGGGTCGGACGACGGCACCATGCAGATGTGGGATCCACGATGCGAAGGTGGGAGATGCGTGGGTACGGTGCAGCCCAGCGTGGGGCGTAGTCCCGTCTGCTGTGTTGAATTCAATCCCGTTGCTGGGGCATTAATCGCCGTCGGATGTGCGGACCGGAAGGCTTACGGGTACGACATCAGAAGAATGGCGGATCCGGTTGTGGTGTTTGACGGGCACAGTAAAACCGTAACTTACGTTCGATTTCTGGATGCCCAAATGATCGTCTCAGCCGGGACGGATGGGTGTTTGAAGCTGTGGAATATCAACGACTCCCGTGTGATTCGCACCTACAAGGGACACGTGAACAACCGGAACTTTGTGGGGTTATCAGTTTGGAGGAATGGCGGGTTACTCGGTTGCGGATCGGAGAACAACCAGGTTTATGTGTACGATTTGAGGTGGGGCGAGCCTATATGGGTGCATGGGTTCGAGCCAGTGAGTAGAGCCGGGCGCGAGTATGGGTTCGTCAGTAGCGTGTGTTGGAGGCAAGTGGGTGACGAAAGCTGCACACTCGTGGCAGGGGGATCAGATGGAGTTCTGCAGGTTTTTGTGGGCAAAAGGAAGCCAG